One genomic region from Portunus trituberculatus isolate SZX2019 chromosome 5, ASM1759143v1, whole genome shotgun sequence encodes:
- the LOC123513958 gene encoding leucine-rich repeat extensin-like protein 3 — protein sequence MLPLDPPRPRMYVAPRPSTPTHVWCPSTIYAHARMLPLDPPRPRMYVAPRPFTPTHVCCPSTLHAHACMLPLDHPRPRMYVAHRPSTPTHVCCPSTIHAHACMLPSTIHAHACMLPLDPPRPRMYVAPRPSTHVCCPSTIHAHACMLPLDPPRPRMYVALDHPSPRMYVALDPPRPRMYVALDPPRPRMYGALDHLRPRTYVAPRPSTPTHVCCPSTIHAHACMLPIDPPRPRMYVAPRPSTPTHVCCPSTLHAHACMLPLDHPRPRMYVAPRPSTPTHVCCLSILHVHACMLPLDPPRMYVAHRPSTPTHVCCPLTLHAHACMLPLDHPSPRMYVALRPSTSTHVCCPSTLHAHACMVPLDHLRPRTYVAPRPSTPTHVCCPSTIHAHACMLPIDPPRPRMYVAPRPSTPMHVCCPSTIHAHACMLPLDPPRPRMYVAP from the coding sequence ATGTTGCCCCTCGACCCTCCACGTCCACGCATGTATGTTGCCCCTCGACCCTCCACGCCCACGCATGTATGGTGCCCCTCGACCATCTACGCCCACGCACGTATGTTGCCCCTCGACCCTCCACGCCCACGCATGTATGTTGCCCCTCGACCATTCACGCCCACGCATGTATGTTGCCCATCGACCCTCCACGCCCACGCATGTATGTTGCCCCTCGACCATCCACGCCCACGCATGTATGTTGCCCATCGACCCTCCACGCCCACGCATGTATGTTGCCCCTCGACCATCCACGCCCACGCATGTATGTTGCCCTCGACCATCCACGCCCACGCATGTATGTTGCCTCTCGATCCTCCACGTCCACGCATGTATGTTGCCCCTCGACCCTCCACGCATGTATGTTGCCCATCGACCATCCACGCCCACGCATGTATGTTGCCCCTTGACCCTCCACGCCCACGCATGTATGTTGCCCTCGACCATCCAAGCCCACGCATGTATGTTGCCCTCGACCCTCCACGTCCACGCATGTATGTTGCCCTCGACCCTCCACGCCCACGCATGTATGGTGCCCTCGACCATCTACGCCCACGCACGTATGTTGCCCCTCGACCCTCCACGCCCACGCATGTATGTTGCCCCTCGACCATTCACGCCCACGCATGTATGTTGCCCATCGACCCTCCACGCCCACGCATGTATGTTGCCCCTCGACCATCCACGCCCACGCATGTATGTTGCCCATCGACCCTCCACGCCCACGCATGTATGTTGCCCCTCGACCATCCACGCCCACGCATGTATGTTGCCCCTCGACCATCCACGCCCACGCATGTATGTTGCCTCTCGATCCTCCACGTCCACGCATGTATGTTGCCCCTCGACCCTCCACGCATGTATGTTGCCCATCGACCATCCACGCCCACGCATGTATGTTGCCCCTTGACCCTCCACGCCCACGCATGTATGTTGCCCCTCGACCATCCAAGCCCACGCATGTATGTTGCCCTTCGACCCTCCACGTCCACGCATGTATGTTGCCCCTCGACCCTCCACGCCCACGCATGTATGGTGCCCCTCGACCATCTACGCCCACGCACGTATGTTGCCCCTCGACCCTCCACGCCCACGCATGTATGTTGCCCCTCGACCATTCATGCCCACGCATGTATGTTGCCCATCGACCCTCCACGCCCACGCATGTATGTTGCCCCTCGACCATCCACGCCCATGCATGTATGTTGCCCCTCGACCATCCACGCCCACGCATGTATGTTGCCCCTCGACCCTCCACGTCCACGCATGTATGTTGCCCCTTGA